A stretch of the Panthera uncia isolate 11264 chromosome D1, Puncia_PCG_1.0, whole genome shotgun sequence genome encodes the following:
- the LOC125929164 gene encoding olfactory receptor 10T2-like codes for MGNHTTASTFLLWGFSSFPDLQGLLFVMIFFSHVTILAANVCIIVAIKLSHNLHTPMYFFLCGLSFSETCTTMAIIPRMLVDLLSDSKAISVPECATQMFFFFGLGANNCFIMAAMSYDRYTAIHSPLRYKVLMTHKICFQFIMASWMAGFLVSLCIVITVFNLSFCDSNIIEHYFCDISPVVCLACDYTFHHEMAIFVLSAFVLVGSFVFIMMSYVFIVSRVVKMPSAKGKYKAFSTCSSHLTVVCIHYGFAGFVYLRPKDRDSFREDMLMAVTYTVLTPLLNPIVYSLRNKDMQTALRKVLGKTNRFILQMGNRRTPDIKNVQTVDK; via the coding sequence ATGGGCAATCATACCACAGCGAGCACATTCCTTCTGTGGGGGTTTTCCAGTTTCCCAGACTTGCAGGGTCTCCTCTTTGTGATGATTTTCTTCTCCCATGTGACCATCCTAGCTGCAAATGTGTGCATAATAGTGGCCATCAAGCTGAGTCACAACCTTCACACCcccatgtattttttcctctgtggCCTGTCCTTTTCAGAAACTTGTACCACTATGGCAATCATCCCCCGCATGCTAGTGGACTTGCTGTCAGACAGCAAGGCCATCTCTGTTCCTGAGTGTGCCACacagatgtttttcttctttggcttgGGAGCCAATAACTGCTTCATCATGGCTGCCATGTCTTACGACCGTTACACTGCCATTCACAGCCCACTGCGCTATAAGGTCTTGATGACCCATAAGATCTGCTTTCAGTTCATCATGGCCTCTTGGATGGCTGGGTTCCTGGTTTCTCTGTGCATCGTCATCACTGTATTCaacttgtctttctgtgactccAACATCATCGAGCACTACTTCTGTGACATCTCACCTGTGGTCTGCCTTGCCTGTGATTACACCTTCCATCACGAAATGGCTATTTTTGTGCTCTCTGCCTTCGTGTTGGTGGGCAGCTTTGTTTTCATTATGATGTCCTATGTCTTCATTGTGTCCAGAGTTGTGAAGATGCCTTCTGCCAAGGGGAAGTATAAGGCCTTCTCCACTTGCTCCTCCCACCTCACTGTGGTGTGCATACACTATGGATTTGCTGGCTTTGTCTATTTGAGGCCCAAGGACAGGGACTCATTCCGTGAAGACATGCTGATGGCGGTCACATACACAGTGCTGACACCTCTGCTTAACCCCATCGTTTACAGTCTCAGAAACAAAGACATGCAGACAGCCCTAAGGAAGGTATTAGGCAAGACAAATAGGTTCATCCTTCAGATGGGGAATAGAAGAACACCAGACATTAAAAATGTACAGACTGTTgataaataa